A region of Allocoleopsis franciscana PCC 7113 DNA encodes the following proteins:
- a CDS encoding cation-translocating P-type ATPase codes for MVNTHQPLWTLPVEGVYESLGASVGGLSEFEAAQRLERYGANELPEPAHRPMWLRFTDQLTHFMALLLWVAGILAFISRTPELGWAIWAVIWINALFSFWQEFQAERALAALKNVLPVQVRVYRDGELKQIQARELVRGDVMQLEEGDRISADARLVSADNLYVDASVMTGESLPVARNAYPVRPRQAVPIRGGKTLLHPGEHPLQERVQPAEIANLVLAGTNVAAGRAVAVVYATGAQTEFGHVAHLTTMVKREPSTLEIQVARIVRIITAIAISMGVIVFLLTSLLVGMEIKESFIFAIGIIVALVPEGLLPTVTLALALGVQRMARQNALVRRLSAVETLSATTVVCTDKTGTLTKNEMTVRYAWIPVSTGNGNSEQPPASNSALKPKNGNPILPTLIEVTGVGYDPTTGQVRIPDDLEASWQVHLLLAGSALCSNARLIHLTGPSRWQEIGDPTEAALLVAAAKAGLNLEQLQHQFPRRREVPFDSRRRMMTVVLDWQSSELWANEFPYLAFTKGAPLEVLRHCQSFLQRGTVRDLTQLNRDEVITANDDLARQGFRLLGVAARKGSEELLELRSQDLEQHLIFIGLVAMFDPPRPEVEDAIAQCHQAGIQVTMVTGDYGLTAEAIARRIGLATHRVRVVTGEGMGHLSDAQLRQILKYRSGLVFARMSPEHKLRLVQAYKDLGEIVAVTGDGVNDAPALRAANIGIAMGMNGTDVAREAADIVLTDDNFATIVSAIEQGRAVYQNIRKFMTYILASNVAEVVPFLAMVALKIPPALIIMQILAVDLGTDMVPALALGAERAEAGTMQQPPRPKSKPLLDRSLLLRAYCFLGLIEAVLGMTGFFLVWWSYGYGLTQLQAIAPGILSHAANATLVAIYAQATTMTLATIVACQDGNVFACRSERTSILRLGFFSNPLIWFGIAIEWALILAIVFLTPLRQIFATAPLASWQWLILLTCPPILLGAEELRKVMSDKWRRLTKRMI; via the coding sequence ATGGTAAACACCCATCAACCACTTTGGACATTGCCCGTTGAAGGCGTCTACGAATCATTAGGAGCCTCTGTCGGAGGCTTGTCTGAATTCGAGGCCGCGCAACGATTGGAACGCTACGGTGCCAACGAACTGCCGGAACCCGCTCATCGCCCCATGTGGCTACGATTTACCGATCAACTCACCCACTTCATGGCACTACTGCTGTGGGTTGCAGGTATTCTCGCCTTTATTTCCCGCACACCGGAATTAGGTTGGGCAATTTGGGCTGTTATTTGGATTAATGCCCTGTTCAGCTTTTGGCAGGAATTTCAGGCAGAACGGGCACTGGCGGCGTTGAAAAACGTGCTTCCGGTACAAGTGCGGGTGTATCGAGACGGGGAGTTAAAACAAATCCAGGCACGAGAATTAGTGCGGGGCGATGTGATGCAACTGGAAGAAGGCGATCGCATTTCGGCAGATGCTCGATTGGTTTCTGCGGATAATCTGTATGTCGATGCCTCCGTTATGACTGGGGAATCGTTACCTGTCGCCAGGAATGCCTACCCTGTGCGTCCCCGTCAAGCGGTACCGATTCGGGGGGGGAAAACCCTGCTGCATCCTGGAGAACATCCCTTGCAAGAGCGGGTGCAACCGGCGGAAATTGCCAATTTGGTGTTGGCTGGAACGAATGTAGCGGCGGGACGAGCAGTAGCGGTAGTTTATGCTACGGGTGCCCAGACGGAGTTTGGACATGTTGCCCACCTGACAACGATGGTGAAGCGAGAACCCAGCACCTTAGAAATCCAGGTTGCCCGTATCGTGCGAATTATTACAGCGATCGCCATCAGCATGGGCGTCATCGTATTTCTCCTGACGTCTCTGCTAGTCGGTATGGAGATTAAGGAGAGCTTTATTTTTGCCATTGGCATCATCGTGGCGCTGGTTCCAGAAGGCTTGCTGCCCACGGTAACGCTGGCATTAGCGCTGGGCGTGCAGCGCATGGCACGTCAGAATGCCCTAGTTCGCCGCCTGTCTGCCGTTGAAACGCTGAGTGCAACCACGGTTGTCTGCACGGATAAAACCGGCACCCTAACCAAAAATGAAATGACCGTCCGTTATGCCTGGATTCCCGTCAGCACCGGGAATGGGAACTCAGAACAGCCTCCAGCGTCGAATTCGGCGTTGAAACCCAAGAACGGCAATCCAATATTACCCACGCTCATCGAGGTGACGGGAGTGGGTTACGATCCGACAACGGGGCAAGTTCGTATCCCGGATGATTTAGAAGCATCCTGGCAGGTACATTTGCTGTTAGCCGGGTCAGCCCTATGTTCCAATGCCCGCCTGATTCATCTTACTGGCCCCAGTCGCTGGCAAGAGATTGGCGACCCAACGGAAGCCGCGTTACTGGTAGCTGCCGCGAAAGCGGGATTGAATTTAGAACAGTTGCAACACCAGTTTCCCCGACGGCGGGAAGTGCCGTTTGATTCCCGCCGACGTATGATGACGGTGGTGCTGGATTGGCAGTCGTCCGAGTTATGGGCGAATGAATTTCCCTATCTAGCATTTACGAAAGGAGCGCCGTTGGAAGTGCTGCGTCACTGCCAGTCGTTTTTGCAACGGGGAACGGTTCGGGATTTAACTCAACTTAATCGCGATGAAGTTATCACAGCAAACGACGATTTAGCTCGACAGGGATTTCGCTTGTTGGGTGTTGCGGCGCGTAAGGGAAGTGAAGAATTGCTGGAATTGCGCTCGCAAGACTTAGAACAGCACTTGATTTTCATCGGCTTAGTGGCGATGTTCGATCCACCTCGTCCGGAAGTGGAAGATGCGATCGCACAATGCCATCAAGCCGGGATTCAAGTCACAATGGTGACGGGTGATTACGGGTTAACCGCAGAAGCAATCGCTCGACGCATCGGACTGGCAACCCATCGAGTGCGAGTCGTGACTGGGGAAGGGATGGGACATTTATCCGATGCCCAATTGCGACAAATTTTAAAATATCGCTCCGGCTTAGTGTTTGCCCGGATGTCCCCGGAACACAAGCTACGACTAGTACAAGCTTACAAAGACTTGGGAGAAATTGTAGCCGTGACTGGCGATGGCGTGAATGATGCTCCAGCACTGCGGGCGGCTAACATTGGCATTGCTATGGGCATGAATGGGACGGATGTTGCCCGCGAAGCGGCTGACATTGTTTTAACGGATGATAACTTCGCCACAATTGTCAGCGCGATCGAGCAGGGTAGAGCTGTCTATCAAAACATCCGCAAGTTTATGACCTACATTCTCGCCTCGAATGTGGCAGAAGTCGTCCCGTTCCTGGCAATGGTGGCGCTCAAAATTCCGCCTGCCCTAATCATTATGCAAATTCTCGCGGTTGACTTAGGCACGGATATGGTACCAGCATTAGCCCTCGGTGCAGAACGAGCGGAAGCAGGTACGATGCAGCAACCCCCTCGTCCCAAGTCTAAACCTCTACTCGATCGCTCCTTGCTTTTACGGGCCTACTGTTTCCTGGGATTAATTGAGGCAGTATTAGGGATGACGGGCTTTTTCCTCGTCTGGTGGAGCTATGGGTATGGACTGACTCAATTGCAAGCGATTGCTCCTGGGATCTTGTCTCATGCCGCCAATGCCACGCTCGTTGCCATCTATGCTCAAGCGACGACGATGACTTTAGCGACAATTGTGGCTTGCCAAGATGGAAATGTCTTTGCTTGCCGATCTGAACGTACCTCGATCTTACGCTTGGGGTTCTTTTCCAATCCACTGATTTGGTTCGGGATTGCCATAGAATGGGCGTTGATTTTGGCGATCGTTTTTCTCACGCCGCTCAGACAGATTTTTGCAACGGCTCCGTTAGCATCCTGGCAGTGGTTAATCTTGCTAACCTGCCCACCCATACTGTTAGGAGCAGAGGAGCTGCGAAAAGTTATGAGTGATAAGTGGAGACGGCTGACTAAACGGATGATCTGA
- a CDS encoding EF-hand domain-containing protein, translating to MLTELQKRKLIKFFSMYDANCDGALVCQDFENLVKKLADLRNWGSRSPKYQVMLNRCMDDWKSLKGDADTSQDKKVNLEEWLNYYDAILSDEKKYEQKVRFFMELVFDVFDGDEDGKISQQEWAGLLSVYNVSPVYAPLVFPKIDTNQDGFVSKEEALQLIRDFFYSNDPEAPANSMFGPY from the coding sequence ATGTTGACTGAACTCCAAAAGCGAAAACTGATTAAATTTTTTAGTATGTATGATGCCAATTGTGATGGGGCTTTAGTCTGTCAAGACTTTGAAAATCTTGTCAAAAAATTAGCGGATTTAAGAAACTGGGGTTCACGCTCTCCCAAGTATCAAGTCATGCTCAATCGCTGTATGGATGATTGGAAAAGCTTGAAAGGGGATGCTGACACCAGCCAGGATAAAAAAGTAAATTTAGAGGAATGGTTGAACTATTATGATGCCATTCTGAGTGATGAGAAAAAATACGAACAAAAAGTTCGATTCTTCATGGAATTAGTTTTTGATGTGTTTGATGGAGATGAGGATGGCAAAATTAGCCAACAGGAGTGGGCGGGACTGTTAAGTGTGTACAATGTATCGCCCGTTTATGCGCCGTTGGTATTTCCCAAAATAGATACCAATCAGGACGGTTTTGTGAGTAAAGAGGAAGCCCTACAATTGATTCGAGACTTTTTTTATAGTAACGATCCGGAAGCACCGGCTAATTCGATGTTTGGGCCGTATTAA
- a CDS encoding cytochrome P450: MIQSQAKLPDGFQSPRWLQKIQWINNSLAYMDVAGQKYGDIFNAPVIGNYRQLLLVSHPQALQQIFSNPHHFIAPSNPLLHPIVGDYSVFVLEGDRHRKERKLLMPPFHGEQMLSNGQLICELTEKVMQSLHPGEVFVARDLMQNVSLEVILTVVFGLHKGERFRQLKDCIVSLLSEFKSPLTSGLLFFPALQKDLGRWSPWGSFLRKQQQINQLLVAEIRDRRQQYDSSRSDILSLLLEARDEDGAPMTDEQLRDELMTLLLAGHETTATAIAWALYWVHRFPNVHSQLLQELDSLGNTPTPIEISRLPYLTAVCNESLRIYPVAILTTPRAVKEPVELMGYQLEPGTKVYGCIYLTHHRPDLYPEPKQFKPERFLQRQFSPYEFLPFGGGVRRCIGEALALFEMKLVLATIISRYELTLVQQEPERPKRRGVTFSPHTGVRMIMQGRRSV, encoded by the coding sequence ATGATCCAATCACAAGCCAAACTCCCGGATGGATTTCAATCTCCCCGATGGTTGCAGAAGATACAGTGGATTAATAATTCCCTGGCTTACATGGATGTAGCTGGGCAAAAGTATGGTGACATCTTTAACGCACCCGTCATCGGTAATTATCGCCAACTGTTGCTCGTGAGTCATCCCCAGGCACTTCAGCAGATTTTTTCTAACCCGCATCATTTTATCGCTCCCTCTAATCCACTTTTACACCCGATTGTGGGAGACTATTCTGTGTTTGTGCTGGAAGGCGATCGCCATCGCAAGGAACGCAAACTCTTAATGCCTCCGTTCCACGGCGAACAAATGCTCTCCAATGGACAACTGATTTGTGAACTCACGGAAAAGGTGATGCAATCGTTGCATCCTGGAGAAGTCTTTGTGGCGCGTGATCTGATGCAGAATGTTTCCTTAGAAGTGATTCTAACGGTTGTTTTTGGTCTTCACAAAGGGGAACGGTTTCGTCAACTGAAAGATTGTATTGTTAGTCTGCTCAGTGAATTCAAATCTCCCCTAACATCAGGTTTACTCTTTTTTCCAGCACTTCAGAAGGATTTAGGCCGTTGGAGTCCTTGGGGTTCTTTCCTTCGTAAGCAGCAGCAAATTAATCAGCTTCTGGTTGCAGAAATCCGCGATCGCCGCCAACAGTATGATTCTTCTCGTTCAGACATCCTCTCCCTACTGCTAGAAGCGAGAGATGAAGATGGTGCACCCATGACAGATGAACAATTGCGGGATGAGTTGATGACGCTGTTGTTAGCGGGACACGAAACTACAGCCACAGCGATCGCATGGGCGTTATATTGGGTACACCGATTTCCTAACGTTCACAGCCAATTGCTTCAAGAATTGGATTCTTTAGGGAATACACCAACACCCATAGAGATTTCCCGTCTGCCTTATCTCACAGCCGTTTGCAATGAATCGTTGCGAATTTATCCGGTTGCGATTCTCACCACACCGAGAGCGGTAAAAGAGCCTGTAGAACTCATGGGTTATCAACTAGAACCCGGTACCAAAGTCTATGGTTGCATTTACCTCACCCATCATCGCCCGGATTTATACCCTGAACCAAAACAATTTAAGCCAGAGCGATTTTTACAACGTCAATTCTCTCCCTATGAGTTCTTGCCATTTGGGGGTGGGGTACGTCGCTGTATAGGGGAAGCGTTGGCACTTTTTGAAATGAAGTTAGTGTTAGCGACAATAATTTCGCGATATGAATTGACTTTAGTGCAGCAGGAACCCGAACGTCCCAAGCGGCGGGGAGTAACTTTTTCTCCTCATACAGGAGTAAGGATGATCATGCAAGGGCGGCGTTCAGTTTAG
- the mazG gene encoding nucleoside triphosphate pyrophosphohydrolase: MTEASVLQALQQLIDVVAQLRSPEGGCPWDLEQTPQTLIPYVIEEAYEVVDAIRSEDKDAIAEELGDLLLQVVLQAQIASETDQFSLKEVAQGITQKLIRRHPHVFADVQVQNAAEVHQNWEQIKAAEKGETTADAHFLSRKLTRYARTLPPLMGGMKISQKAAAAGFEWENVEGVWEKFSEELAEFKEALEHKDQAEQEAELGDLLFTLINIARWYDLDPSEALHGTNDRFIQRLSKMETVADRPLSDYTLDELETLWQQAKARLAKER, encoded by the coding sequence ATGACTGAAGCGTCGGTGTTACAAGCACTGCAACAGTTAATCGATGTCGTTGCCCAATTGCGATCGCCTGAAGGGGGCTGCCCTTGGGATTTGGAGCAAACACCCCAAACGCTGATTCCTTACGTGATTGAGGAAGCCTATGAGGTTGTTGATGCGATTCGCAGTGAGGATAAAGATGCGATCGCAGAAGAACTAGGAGACTTACTATTACAAGTCGTTCTCCAAGCCCAGATTGCCAGTGAAACCGATCAATTTAGCCTTAAAGAAGTCGCTCAAGGCATTACCCAAAAGCTGATCCGGCGTCATCCCCATGTCTTCGCAGATGTCCAAGTCCAAAATGCCGCAGAAGTCCATCAGAACTGGGAGCAAATCAAAGCAGCGGAAAAAGGAGAAACTACAGCCGATGCTCATTTCCTCAGCCGCAAACTAACTCGCTATGCCCGAACTTTACCTCCCTTAATGGGAGGGATGAAAATATCCCAAAAAGCAGCGGCGGCTGGCTTTGAGTGGGAGAATGTTGAGGGTGTCTGGGAGAAGTTTAGCGAAGAATTAGCCGAATTCAAAGAGGCACTTGAGCATAAAGATCAAGCTGAACAAGAGGCTGAACTCGGAGATTTACTCTTTACCCTGATTAATATTGCACGCTGGTACGACCTCGACCCTTCGGAAGCGTTGCATGGAACAAATGATCGCTTTATTCAAAGATTATCCAAAATGGAGACTGTTGCTGATCGCCCGCTTTCAGATTATACCTTGGATGAGTTGGAAACTTTGTGGCAGCAAGCTAAAGCCAGACTTGCTAAGGAACGCTAA
- a CDS encoding 2OG-Fe dioxygenase family protein, producing the protein MQKVWGSTELEYAFMFTFKKVNALKLEDIKPFFRTLPVDPYIKGNYRFRRLSRFTISNDELIKLPHGYLYQSKSYNPLVGDIKREFAELDEELIKLDSFRKMVLAFSDSCKLHPEAEIGIHQIRTTCSPNNYGNPAPEGIHRDGTDFIGIFAVDRDNIQGGETHLYLERKEKPVFRKMLNPGELLLVNDHEFLHFTTPVKPELEQQGTRDVFVLTSPSLISD; encoded by the coding sequence ATGCAAAAAGTATGGGGATCGACGGAACTGGAATATGCGTTTATGTTTACCTTCAAAAAGGTAAACGCGCTCAAACTAGAAGACATCAAGCCCTTTTTTAGAACTCTTCCAGTTGACCCCTACATCAAAGGTAACTATCGATTTAGGCGTTTATCACGCTTTACCATCTCTAACGATGAGTTAATTAAGCTACCTCATGGCTATCTGTATCAAAGCAAAAGCTATAACCCATTAGTAGGGGATATCAAGCGAGAGTTTGCTGAACTCGATGAGGAACTGATCAAGCTAGATAGTTTTAGAAAAATGGTCTTAGCTTTCAGTGATTCTTGCAAACTGCACCCAGAAGCCGAAATTGGAATTCATCAGATCAGAACAACTTGTTCACCGAATAATTATGGCAACCCAGCACCAGAAGGAATTCATCGGGATGGGACGGATTTTATCGGTATATTCGCCGTAGATAGAGACAATATTCAAGGTGGAGAAACCCATCTCTATCTAGAAAGAAAAGAAAAGCCTGTCTTTAGGAAAATGCTGAATCCAGGGGAATTGCTCTTAGTCAATGACCATGAATTTCTACATTTTACGACTCCCGTTAAGCCCGAATTAGAGCAGCAAGGGACAAGGGATGTTTTTGTGCTGACTTCTCCCAGCTTAATTTCTGATTAA
- a CDS encoding HpcH/HpaI aldolase family protein, which yields MRENQLKRKLQRGGVVLGLFVNCSYPGFVEICGHAGFDFVIIDLEHGPLHPLVAEDLCRAADSVGISPLVRVGKNDSWQIQRALDIGSAGVQVPQIETQTDAQSCVKSAKFNPLGARGLSFYTRAGVYTAAGAQITDKLNEESLVVIHVEGIRGVENLAEIVSVPHIDVIFLGPYDLSQSLGIPGQVRDSRVVDLMHQCIDTIRSAGKVVGTFADNPETAKQWIDAGIQYIALGVDVGIFLRACQGLVRAVRPES from the coding sequence ATTCGCGAAAACCAACTTAAGCGCAAACTCCAGCGTGGCGGAGTTGTACTCGGTCTGTTTGTTAACTGTTCTTATCCGGGATTTGTGGAAATCTGCGGACATGCCGGATTTGACTTTGTGATTATCGATCTGGAACATGGCCCGCTTCACCCCTTGGTGGCGGAAGACCTCTGCCGTGCTGCCGATAGTGTGGGCATTTCCCCCCTCGTGCGTGTTGGGAAAAATGACTCTTGGCAAATTCAACGTGCTTTAGATATCGGGAGTGCAGGCGTGCAAGTGCCACAAATTGAAACCCAGACCGATGCCCAATCTTGCGTCAAGAGTGCCAAGTTTAATCCCCTTGGTGCGCGAGGTCTTTCCTTTTACACTCGCGCTGGCGTTTACACGGCAGCAGGGGCGCAAATTACAGACAAACTTAACGAAGAATCCCTGGTTGTGATTCACGTTGAAGGGATACGGGGGGTAGAAAACCTGGCAGAGATTGTCAGTGTGCCTCACATTGATGTGATTTTTCTCGGTCCCTACGATTTGTCCCAATCTCTAGGTATTCCCGGTCAGGTGCGTGACTCTCGTGTGGTTGACCTGATGCATCAATGTATTGACACCATTCGCAGCGCGGGAAAAGTCGTTGGCACCTTTGCCGACAATCCAGAAACGGCTAAACAGTGGATTGACGCCGGGATTCAGTATATCGCCCTGGGTGTAGATGTGGGAATTTTCCTGCGGGCATGTCAGGGATTGGTGAGGGCGGTGCGACCTGAAAGCTAG
- a CDS encoding YihY/virulence factor BrkB family protein: MNIRRIWLLLKITFSQWRQDQASLMAAALAYYTVFSLAPLLIIVIAIAGAVFGEQAAKGELVMQMQGLIGKEGAQLIQTAIENASQLDPSQGPIPTLINIVLLLSGASVIFGQLQQSLNRIWNVEPKPGNGIIDFLRKRLLSFSIVLVIGFLLLVSLVISTILVILGNYLRDLVPGFTYLWQLLNFLVSFGIVTLLFALIFKILPDAKIAWKDVWMGAALTALLFDIGKFLLGFYLGKTSLASAYGAAGSLVIILTWVFYSAQILFLGAEFTQVYVRSGGKEIAPAEYAMHVPKTACEKVD; the protein is encoded by the coding sequence ATGAATATCAGAAGAATTTGGCTGCTGTTGAAAATAACATTTTCTCAGTGGAGACAAGACCAAGCCTCCCTGATGGCAGCTGCCTTAGCCTATTACACGGTGTTTTCTCTAGCACCCCTGTTGATCATTGTGATTGCGATCGCAGGGGCGGTATTTGGGGAACAGGCGGCAAAAGGTGAACTTGTGATGCAAATGCAAGGACTGATCGGTAAAGAAGGTGCTCAACTCATCCAGACGGCGATTGAAAATGCCAGTCAGCTTGATCCCAGTCAAGGCCCTATCCCCACCCTGATCAATATTGTCCTCCTGCTTTCCGGCGCAAGTGTGATTTTTGGTCAACTCCAACAGTCACTCAATCGAATTTGGAACGTGGAACCGAAACCAGGGAACGGCATCATCGACTTCCTTCGCAAACGCTTGTTATCGTTCTCTATTGTGCTGGTGATTGGGTTTTTACTGCTTGTGTCGTTAGTTATTAGTACAATTTTGGTAATTTTAGGTAATTATTTGAGGGACTTAGTCCCAGGTTTTACCTACTTATGGCAATTGCTCAATTTTCTCGTTTCATTTGGCATTGTTACGCTGCTGTTTGCGCTGATTTTTAAAATTTTGCCCGATGCCAAAATTGCCTGGAAGGATGTTTGGATGGGGGCTGCTCTCACCGCCTTGTTATTTGATATTGGTAAGTTTCTACTGGGGTTCTATTTGGGTAAAACAAGTTTAGCTTCCGCTTATGGTGCGGCTGGCTCCTTAGTGATTATCCTGACCTGGGTTTTTTATTCCGCTCAAATTCTGTTTTTGGGTGCCGAATTTACTCAGGTTTATGTCAGAAGTGGTGGTAAAGAAATTGCTCCGGCTGAGTATGCCATGCATGTCCCTAAGACGGCTTGTGAGAAAGTAGATTAG